The DNA sequence CCGCGCAGGCGCCCAGCGGTCACGCGCACTGACCTGAGCGGGGCACTCCACCGGGGTGCCGAGAACGAAAGCGGCCCCCCGCTGTCCTGCGGGGGGCCGCTTCCTCGTCGTGACGCCGGTGCTAGGGGACGTCGCGCCGGTACGGGCGTACGCGGTGGCGGGGTGCGGTGCGCCGGGGCGGCCGGGTCAGGGTGATCTGGCGGACGAGTTGCTGGAAGCACGCCAGTGCGGCGACTCCCGGGAGTGCGGCGGCGGCGGTGTCGGTGATGGTCCGGGGCGCCTGGGCGACGCAGAGCAGCACGGCGACGGACGAGAAGAGGAGAACGACGAACCAGGAGTGCAGGGCGCGTCGTTGGTGCAGTGCCGCGCGCAGGATGGACAGCGATCCCGCCAGCCAGGGGCCGTAGACCAGCACGGGCCACCAGGCCGCGGAACTGCCGCTGCTGTGCGCGGTGGTGACGAGGAGCAGCGGTTCGTAGGTGACCACCCCGCTGAAGACGCTGACCATCGACACGGTGACCGCCGCCAGGGCGGCGATGACGTAGCTGGCGATGCGCAGCGCGTCGGGGCGTCTGCGCGGGGTGTGCTTGCGGTGGCCGCGCGGGGCCCCGCGCAGGGGCGGGAGTTCGGCTGTGATCTCTTGCAGGTTGCCCATCGGGCTGCCGGCGGGGGGCGCGGTGACCGAGGACTCCTCGCGGGGCTGCGGGAAGGCGGCCCTGCCGAACTCCTCGCCGCGGGCTTCCTGGAGCAGATAGGCCAGTTCCTCGGCCGGGTCCCAGGGAGGGACGGCCGGTTCCACGGGGTCCGTGTAGACGGCGCCCGCCCGGTGCCGTCCGGTGCCTGCGCCGTCGAATGGGGCCGAGCCGCCGGAGCCGTACCAAAGAGGGTCGTAGTGTTCATCATTCATGTCACGATTGATTCATCGGATCGGCGTGCATATCACCCGAGTGCGGCTGTGTGACGGGCAGTTGGAGCGGCCCTGACCTGCTTCCCTTCGTCATATAGCAACTAACGGCGGGTCTTTCGCTTGGATGCGTGGCAAATGAGTGAACGGCCGTGGGGACCATTGCTTTATATAAATTCTCGGAATTCTGTTTTTTCGATCGGCGTTCAGCATATGAGGGGAACGGTTCGGCGGACCGGGGATCCGTACGGGCCGCTGCTGCGTCCTGTCGGGTATGGATCTCGAGAAGTCGCCCGCGCCGCCGCCCGCGCCGTCGCCCGCGCCCGAGGGGTGTCTCGTCGTGGCGGTGCGCATTCCGGTGCGGATCGTGGTGCTCGTGCTGGTCGTGCCGGTGCGGATGGTGTGGGACGCGTGCGTCGTCGCCGGGCGGTTCCTGAACGACACCGTCCTGCGGCCCCTGGGACGGGTGCTGCTGTGGGTGGGCCGGGCGGTGTTCGTGTGGCCGTTCGTGGGGTTGTGGCGGTACCTCCTCGTGCCGCTGGGCAAGGGACTGCTCTGGCTGGGGAACGTGCTGCTGGTCCTTCCCGCCCTGGCCTTCTACCGCTATGTGCTGACGCCCCTCGGTCATGCGCTCGTCTGGCTGTACGCGCGGGTGCTGACCCCGTTCGGGCACCTGCTGGCCGCGATCGGCGCCGGGGTGTGGGCGGGGCTGGCCTGGCTGGGGCGGTACCTCGTCGTCGTGCCCTCGGTGTGGGTGTACCGGTGGGTCCTCGCGCCGGTGGGGCGCGCGATCGCCTGGTGCGGCAGGGGGCTCCTGTGGTGCGGCAAGGGCCTGGTGTGGCTGGTGACGACGATCGTCACGGGGATCGGCACGGCCCTGTACTGGATCGCCCGGATCCTGCTGGTGCTGCCGGCGGCGGCGGTGTGGCGCTGGGTCCTGGTGCCGGTCGGCCGGGTGCTCGCCGTCGTCGCCCGGGAGGTCGGGGCCGCCCTCGGTCACGCCTGGCGGGTCGCCGGGTATGTCTCGCTCGCCGTCGGGCGGTTCCTCGCGTCGGTGTTCCGGTGGGTCTTCGTGGAGCCGGTGCGGTGGGTGTACCGGAGTGTGCTGACCCCCGTGGGGCACGTGGTGCGCGACGGCGTGCTGCGGCCCGCCGCCCGGGCCGCGCGCGCGGTGGGGCGGGCCGGCGGGCAGGCCCTCGCCGCCGCCCGCGCGTCGGTCCGGCAGGCGCGCGCCGACTTCCGCCGGCTGCTGCTCGGCGGCCCGGCCCGCGAACCGGTCCCCTCTCGGGCCGCTGAACCCGTGGCGCGACCGGTCGCCGCCCCGATCTCCGCCCCGATCTCCGCCCCGATCTCCGCACCGATCTCCGGGCCGGTCGCCGAACCGGTCGGCGAACCGGGGAAACCGCAGGTCGCGGACCGCCGGGAACCTACCGGCCCGCAGGCACGTACTCTTGGTAGCAGTACGACCGCTCTCACGAAGGACTGAACGACACTGGGTAAGCGCCAGCCCGAAGGCCCGCCGCCCGCACCCGCGGTGCAGCGCATCCGACTGCGCTACACCAAGCGCGGCCGCCTCCGGTTCACCAGCCACCGTGACTTCCAGCGCGCCTTCGAGCGTGCGTTGCGCCGTGCCGGGGTGCCGATGGCGTACTCGGCGGGGTTCACGCCGCACCCGAAGGTGTCGTACGCCAATGCCGCACCCACCGGCACGGGCAGTGAGGCGGAGTACCTGGAGATCGCGCTCACCGAGCCGCGCGACCCCGAGCGGCTCCGGGCCCTCCTCGACGAGTCGCTGCCCGCCGGGCTCGACATCGTCGACGCGGTCGAGGCCCGCACATCGGGGCTCGCCGACCGGCTGACGGCCTCCGTGTGGGAGCTGCGGCTGGACGGTGTCGCCCCCGAGGACGCCCGCCGAGCGGTGGACGCCTTCAACGCGGCCGGGACCGTCGAGGTCCAGCGCCTGACCAAGAACGGCGTCCGCACCTTCGACGCCCGTTCGGCGGTCGCGGCGCTGGAGAGCTCGGAAACGCACTCCTCACCGGCTGATAGGCC is a window from the Streptomyces capillispiralis genome containing:
- a CDS encoding TIGR03936 family radical SAM-associated protein, whose protein sequence is MQRIRLRYTKRGRLRFTSHRDFQRAFERALRRAGVPMAYSAGFTPHPKVSYANAAPTGTGSEAEYLEIALTEPRDPERLRALLDESLPAGLDIVDAVEARTSGLADRLTASVWELRLDGVAPEDARRAVDAFNAAGTVEVQRLTKNGVRTFDARSAVAALESSETHSSPADRPTDQPCAILRLVVRHVTPAVRPDDVLSGLRAVADLAPPVPAAVTRLAQGLFDEETGTVTDPLAPDREAAATEPKPAGATAAATAPA
- a CDS encoding DUF2637 domain-containing protein, with the protein product MNDEHYDPLWYGSGGSAPFDGAGTGRHRAGAVYTDPVEPAVPPWDPAEELAYLLQEARGEEFGRAAFPQPREESSVTAPPAGSPMGNLQEITAELPPLRGAPRGHRKHTPRRRPDALRIASYVIAALAAVTVSMVSVFSGVVTYEPLLLVTTAHSSGSSAAWWPVLVYGPWLAGSLSILRAALHQRRALHSWFVVLLFSSVAVLLCVAQAPRTITDTAAAALPGVAALACFQQLVRQITLTRPPRRTAPRHRVRPYRRDVP